The Lycium barbarum isolate Lr01 chromosome 12, ASM1917538v2, whole genome shotgun sequence genome includes a region encoding these proteins:
- the LOC132621949 gene encoding uncharacterized protein LOC132621949, protein MRGYERDEYEEHEDLDEYEEEGEEQEQYEGGEEEYEEEEIQQPPEELVEYLELRQRLKEDIRKQRQKELGSANGLSREIKKALPRDNYGSFFGPSEPVIAQRVIQESKSLLENPNLAAKVMKSNHDNNQISATKHAGSKSGTSSNAPKITNKLKTKVQMLKSTRDYSFLLSDDAELPAPSRGSLPHKASATNSDARVASPPSSNHSSRNTGRKLLNDREVRKPIPGSSQMQPKLLNRKAVSVSKQTQLALDSRKQLGSSKGSGSGRPLGLKAVPPKVIGGPNGKRVLTPGVKSTVPALHKPTLSKLQPSIPRQPLVKKKEILQSGKSKVMPKQAEPSDRPKPILQKQAGPLSKLPPKNATRSLEDRRPARKPVRPDEDGDGAEAISMIRRMFGYNPNRYRDDDDTSDMEANFDDILREEKRSAKIAKEEDEEELRKIEEEERRERLRKQAKKRKLSHQ, encoded by the exons ATGCGCGGATATGAAAGAGAT GAGTATGAAGAGCATGAAGATTTGGATGAATATGAGGAGGAAGGTGAAGAGCAAGAACAATACGAGGGTGGTGAAGAGGAATACGAGGAGGAAGAAATTCAGCAGCCTCCAGAAGAGTTGGTGGAGTACCTGGAGCTGAGACAACGACTGAAAGAAGATATCAGGAAGCAGAGGCAGAAAGAATTAGGTTCTGCTAATGGCCTTTCTCGTGAAATTAAGAAGGCATTGCCAAGGGACAA TTATGGTTCCTTCTTTGGGCCTTCGGAGCCTGTAATCGCTCAAAGAGTAATCCAAGAAAGCAAGTCGCTGTTGGAGAATCCAAACCTGGCAGCCAAAGTCATGAAATCAAACCATGAT AACAATCAGATCTCTGCAACAAAACACGCAGGATCAAAATCTGGTACCAGCAGCAATGCACCAAAAATCACTAATAAG TTGAAAACAAAGGTGCAGATGTTAAAAAGTACAAGAGATTACTCATTTTTATTATCTGATGATGCTGAACTTCCTGCTCCATCAAGAGGTTCCTTACCTCATAAAGCGTCTGCCACTAATTCTG ACGCGCGAGTAGCGTCACCACCAAGCAGCAATCATTCGTCAAGAAATACAGGGAGAAAGCTGCTAAATGATCGTGAAGTGCGGAAGCCTATACCTGGAAGCAGCCAAATGCAACCGAAACTGTTGAATCGGAAAGCAGTTTCTGTTAGTAAGCAAACTCAACTAGCATTAGATTCCAGGAAACAACTGGGTAGCAGTAAAGGGAGTGGGTCTGGCAGGCCTTTGGGGCTAAAAGCAGTGCCTCCCAAAGTTATAGGTGGGCCAAACGGCAAGAGGGTTTTGACACCAGGTGTCAAGAGCACCGTACCTGCTTTGCATAAGCCAACACTTTCAAAGTTGCAACCTTCTATTCCAAGGCAACCCTtggtaaagaaaaaggaaatattacAATCTGGAAAGTCAAAGGTGATGCCAAAACAAGCTGAGCCTTCAGACAGACCTAAGCCGATTTTGCAGAAACAGGCAGGGCCATTGTCCAAACTGCCTCCAAAAAATGCAACTCGTTCTTTGGAAGATAGGCGCCCAGCAAGAAAACCAGTGAGACCTGATGAAGATGGTGATGGAGCAGAAGCTATTAGTATGATTAGGAGGATGTTTGG GTATAATCCCAACAGATAtcgggatgatgatgatactaGTGATATGGAGGCTAATTTTGATGACATACTGAGGGAAGAAAAACGAAG TGCGAAGATAGCAAAGGAAGAAGACGAAGAAGAGCTGCGGaagatagaagaagaagaaaggagggAGCGCTTGAGAAAACAGGCAAAGAAGCGCAAGTTGAGCCATCAATGA